In a genomic window of Xenopus laevis strain J_2021 chromosome 5S, Xenopus_laevis_v10.1, whole genome shotgun sequence:
- the ptk7.S gene encoding uncharacterized protein LOC100101336 precursor (The RefSeq protein has 3 substitutions compared to this genomic sequence): MGPIVLSALILLVVVSARAAIIFTKEPSSQDALHGRSAILRCEVEEPVALQFEWLQNGVPVRDTERRYQDGGSLTFTAVDRKQDGGTFQCVVRNPSTGEEGRSNIASFNIKWIESGRVTLQDPASASDIQSSSRVTLRCHIDGHPRPICHWFRDGTPLADDGQATSLSNKERTLTLHSAGADDSGEYYCCAHNAAGSVCSNRNFTLSIIDESFPQAVVIPEDQVVNKNEDAMFHCQFSATPPPSQEWFFEDQVPLSNKSRITVFQNGSLLISSVRPRSSGVYSCVGTGYSGKKAVLKASLHLADIDEMRPLPPRVLTADLVQRIACDRPQGIPPPSVWWERDGKRVAAEGRVYQDGMELVFKPIIEEDSGQYICHAANKAGERRQELQITVATVPEWLERPTDSLMEEGKPGFLHCLSKASLKPNITWYRNSNPISKDSRFEVFPNGTLKILQVEVYDGTVYRCVSSTPAGSIHAQARVQVQENLKFTPIPRPQQCMELDKAITVHCSATGREKPTIQWIKGDGSDLPAHVESNAGLLHFQPVTRRDAGNYTCIASNSQQGKIQAAVHLTVAVLISFKIEPENTTVYQGHTAVLHCQAGGDPTPHIQWQSRDVMVDIQHYPRIQIMPNGSLVIYHVTNEDAGKYACIAGNACDIKHRDTFLYVVDKPPGGASEPDSPYKLIQTIVLSVVAAVTYMIIVLGLMLYCKKRRKSRRRDKHEGDEPEMECLNGVTLLQNGQTTAEIPEEIPLTTLSNKRHSSGDKITFPRASLHPITTLGRGEFGEVFLAKAPSADSAAGELVVLVKALQTRNEQLQMDFRRELDMFSKLNHTNVVRLLGQCREAEPHYIVLEYVDLGDLKQFLRISRSQDEKPKPLSSKHKVSLCSQVALGMEHLSNSRFVHKDLAARNCLVSAQRLVKVSALGLSKDVYSSEYHPLRQAKVPLRWMPPEAVQDDDFSTKSDVWSFGVLMWEVFTLGELPYTSLPDEEVLAGLQNGSLKLPAPEGCSSRVYRLMQRCWAPSPKDRPSFSEIVNTLGDLSSSKKTQG; encoded by the exons ATGGGGCCGATTGTGCTCTCTGCGCTCATCCTGCTGGTCG TGGTGAGCGCCAGAGCGGCTATCATATTTACTAAAGAGCCGTCCTCCCAGGATGCATTGCATGGAAGGAGTGCCATACTGCGCTGTGAAGTCGAAGAGCCTGTGGCATTGCAGTTTGAGTGGCTGCAGAATGGGGTGCCAGTACGTGACACGGAGAGGCGATACCAAGATGGCGGGAGTCTGACATTCACGGCTGTGGACAGAAAACAAGATGGCGGGACCTTCCAGTGCGTTGTCCGTAACCCGTCCACAGGGGAAGAGGGGAGGAGCAACATCGCTTCCTTCAACATCAAGT GGATAGAGAGCGGCCGTGTCACGCTGCAGGATCCGGCTAGTGCCAGCGACATCCAGAGCTCCTCTCGGGTCACATTGAGATGCCACATAGATGGACACCCACG TCCAATCTGTCACTGGTTCCGAGATGGGACCCCATTAGCGGATGATGGGCAGGCCACCTCGTTGAGTAACAAGGAGCGCACACTCACTCTGCACAGCGCAGGAGCAGATGATAGCGGGGAGTATTACTGCTGCGCCCACAATGCAGCTGGGTCTGTCTGCAGCAATCGCAACTTCACCCTGAGTATTATAG ACGAGAGCTTCCCACAGGCCGTGGTGATTCCAGAGGATCAGGTTGTGAATAAGAACGAGGACGCCATGTTTCACTGTCAGTTCAGTGCCACGCCACCCCCTAGCCAGGAATGGTTCTTTGAAGATCAGGTTCCTCTTAGCAACAAGAGTCG CATCACTGTGTTCCAGAATGGTTCCCTGCTCATCAGCTCGGTGAGGCCACGTAGCAGTGGGGTCTATAGCTGCGTGGGCACAGGGTATAGCGGCAAGAAAGCTGTTCTCAAGGCCTCTCTGCATCTGGCAG ATATAGATGAAATGCGGCCCCTCCCCCCACGAGTTTTAACAGCAGACCTGGTTCAGCGCATTGCCTGCGATCGTCCACAAGGAATACCCCCACCTAGCGTCTGGTGGGAGAGAGATGGAAAGCGAGTCGCTGCTGAGGGCAGAGTTTATCAGGATGGCATGGAGTTGGTATTCAAGCCCATTATTGAGGAGGATTCCGGCCAATACATATGTCATGCTGCCAACAAGGCTGGTGAACGCAGACAAGAACTGCAAATCACTGTTGCGA CGGTTCCAGAGTGGCTGGAGAGACCGACAGACAGTTTGATGGAGGAGGGCAAACCCGGATTTCTGCATTGTCTAAGCAAAGCGTCTCTTAAACCCAACATAACCTGGTACCGTAACAGCAACCCCATCAGCAAG GATTCTCGCTTTGAGGTATTTCCTAATGGGACGCTAAAGATCTTGCAGGTAGAGGTGTATGATGGAACCGTGTACAGATGTGTGAGCAGTACCCCTGCCGGCTCTATTCATGCCCAGGCCCGGGTGCAAGTGCAAG AAAATCTGAAGTTCACTCCAATCCCCCGCCCACAACAGTGCATGGAGCTGGATAAGGCGATAACAGTGCATTGTTCTGCCACAGGACGTGAGAAGCCCACTATACAGTGGATTAAAGGTG ATGGAAGTGACCTCCCTGCACACGTGGAGTCTAATGCAGGCCTCCTTCACTTCCAGCCTGTGACCcggagggatgctgggaattacaCATGTATTGCTTCTAACAGCCAGCAGGGGAAGATACAAGCAGCCGTGCACCTGACTGTAGCAG TCCTGATCAGCTTCAAGATAGAACCAGAGAACACGACTGTGTATCAGGGCCACACAGCGGTACTGCACTGCCAAGCAGGAGGCGACCCTACCCCACACATCCAGTGGCAAAGTAGAGACGTCATGGTGGATATCAAGCATTACCCACG aaTACAGATTATGCCAAATGGCTCACTAGTCATTTACCATGTGACCAATGAGGATGCTGGCAAATACGCTTGCATTGCTGGAAATGCCTGTGACATCAAGCACCGAGACACGTTTCTATATGTTGTGG ACAAGCCACCAGGGGGAGCCAGTGAGCCAGATTCCCCATACAAACTGATCCAGACAATTGTTCTCTCTGTtgttgctgctgtcacttacatgATCATAGTTTTGGGGCTCATGTTGTACTGCAAGAAGCGCAGAAAGTCTCGGAGACTTGACAAGCATGAGGGAGATGAGCCAGAAATGGAGTGCCTGAATG GTGTTACATTGCTGCAGAATGGCCAGACCACGGCTGAAATCCCTGAAGAGATTCCACTCACCACACTGAGCAACAAGAGACACAGCTCTGGCGACAAGATCACTTTCCCTCGTGCCAGCCTACACCCAATCACAACCCTCG GTCGGGGTGAATTTGGGGAGGTGTTCCTGGCTAAGGCTCCCAGTGCggattcagctgcaggggagttgGTGGTTCTGGTGAAGGCACTTCAGACCCGGAATGAACAGCTTCAGATGGATTTCAGGAGGGAATTAGACATGTTCTCCAAACTGAACCACGCTAATGTGGTGCGCCTGCTTGGGCAGTGCCGAGAGGCAGAACCACACTACATTGTCCTGGAATATGTTGACCTG GGGGATCTGAAACAGTTTCTGCGGATTTCCAGGAGCCAAGATGAGAAGCCGAAGCCCTTAAGCTCCAAGCACAAG GTATCTCTCTGTTCTCAGGTGGCGCTGGGGATGGAGCACCTGTCTAACAGTCGCTTTGTACACAAGGACCTTGCAGCCCGGAACTGCCTCGTCAGTGCCCAGCGGTTGGTGAAGGTTTCTGCCCTGGGCTTGAGCAAGGATGTGTACAGCAG CGAGTACCACCCCCTTCGACAGGCCAAGGTGCCCCTCCGCTGGATGCCTCCCGAGGCAGTTCAGGATGATGACTTCTCCACCAAATCAGACGTCTGGTCCTTTGGGGTGCTAATGTGGGAGGTCTTTACCCTGGGGGAGCTGCCTTATACCTCCCTGCCTGATGAGGAGGTGCTTGCTG GTTTACAGAATGGCTCCCTAAAGCTTCCGGCCCCAGAGGGATGTTCCTCTAGGGTCTACAGACTCATGCAGCGCTGCTGGGCCCCCAGCCCCAAGGACCGACCTTCCTTTAGTGAAATAGTCAACACACTGGGGGATTTATCTTCCAGCAAAAAGACTCAAGGGTGA
- the LOC121394150 gene encoding uncharacterized protein LOC121394150 isoform X2 translates to MEETDSLQELREVVKSVKKKRPEKLPKCKIIQSLPPQEATSAPHTPSQTTPQRHSQSPIPIVWDNEPVAQTSDQGPAQIGEFLQWIMKTVQPPPTHREPKKSTTSKRKAHVTLSHSSESEEGQASDTEGEELCQESDSSDHSQLHSESDSENENPTPAATPEIAKRLLREMMQTLEIKDETTVLSKADRLLGVHKKSKLTFPIFHSITQAIETEWSQPDRRIALTQRFFKTYPVPEEHQKKWDKAPKVDSAVARLSRYTALPAEEAAFKDPLDRRMESILKKSYTQAAAMLRPAAASAGLARTAKHWAQELARHPPETKQQLQGEVERLSTAIAFLADASMEVTKLAAKTTANVVVARRALWLRHWTGDTASKLRLLSLKFTGDSLFGPDLKQIISEVTGGKSTFLPTGKRPRSEPNNRYTGKRSWSSQSRPFRSFRTYNKNPSTEQTARRGRQNWQQQARNTRKPISTKPNSA, encoded by the exons ATGGAGGAAACGGACTCTCTTCAAGAGCTCAGAGAGGTGGTTAAGTCAGTTAAGAAGAAGCGACCTGAAAAGCTACCTAAATGCAAG ATCATTCAGTCACTACCTCCGCAAGAAGCTACCTCAGCACCACATACTCCCTCTCAAACTACGCCTCAGAGACACTCTCAGAGTCCCATCCCAATAGTCTGGGACAATGAACCTGTTGCCCAGACATCTGATCAGGGGCCAGCTCAAATTGGAGAATTTCTCCAATGGATTATGAAAACAGTACAACCACCCCCTACTCACAGGGAACCCAAAAAATCTACAACTAGCAAGCGTAAAGCACATGTCACATTATCTCACTCCTCAGAATCTGAGGAGGGACAAGCCTCTGATACAGAAGGAGAGGAACTATGTCAGGAATCAGATAGCTCTGATCACTCACAGCTACATTCTGAGTCAGACTCTGAGAATGAAAATCCTACACCCGCAGCCACTCCAGAGATCGCAAAGCGACTATTAAGAGAGATGATGCAGACCTTGGAAATCAAGGATGAAACAACTGTCCTCTCAAAGGCAGACAGGCTACTAGGTGTtcacaaaaaatctaaattaaccTTTCCTATATTTCATTCCATCACACAAGCAATTGAGACTGAGTGGTCACAACCAGACCGCCGTATTGCACTTACACAGAGATTCTTTAAAACGTATCCGGTACCAGAAGAGCACCAAAAGAAATGGGATAAGGCCCCAAAGGTGGATTCAGCGGTTGCTCGCTTATCTCGCTACACCGCATTACCGGCGGAGGAAGCGGCTTTCAAGGATCCCTTAGACAGACGTATGGAATCTATCCTAAAGAAATCCTACACACAGGCAGCCGCAATGCTTCGACCTGCAGCAGCTTCAGCAGGCCTAGCCCGCACGGCTAAACATTGGGCACAGGAGCTAGCACGACATCCCccggaaaccaaacaacagttacaggGGGAGGTGGAAAGACTGTCTACTGCCATAGCCTTTTTGGCAGACGCATCAATGGAGGTCACAAAGCTTGCTGCAAAAACTACAGCAAATGTGGTAGTTGCTCGCAGAGCCCTGTGGCTCAGACACTGGACAGGCGATACCGCATCAAAACTGAGACTTTTGTCACTAAAGTTTACTGGTGACTCGCTTTTCGGTCCTGATTTAAAACAAATCATATCTGAAGTAACTGGAGGTAAGAGTACCTTCCTGCCCACGGGTAAAAGACCCAGATCTGAACCAAATAATAGATACACAGGCAAGAGATCCTGGTCCTCTCAATCGAGACCTTTTCGTTCCTTTCGCACCTACAACAAAAATCCCTCAACAGAGCAGACCGCCAGACGAGGAAGGCAAAACTGGCAGCAACAGGCACGCAATACCAGAAAGCCTATCTCTACCAAACCTAACTCTGCCTGA
- the LOC121394150 gene encoding uncharacterized protein LOC121394150 isoform X1, translated as MGNTCDRRLGAIHNQTRIQDPFFPLPSSREVHSIDHCSSQAPLTPTGCGHATSHRGNRAGSHVTKVQGVLLKSISSSQKGRFLPTCAESKAPKPYDTDTKIQDGINTVGDCKHGTGHLHDVHRSTRRLLAHTHFSFFKKVSQIRHRRSSLSIYGAAIWSLYSSTRLHEGPRTHCGLPPVSGSQHYPISRRFLDKGTHSSTSTQRHQLVSAGAHTTWLADQPQKEFAHPKSDDCFSRPAIQLRCPKGVLDTRQGPQVTTDHSISSPTGGDLGRGLLASPGTDGGGAGSHSLCQVSSQTPAAQLSQTLEQKSSISGTDYPSLPSDEEGAPLVDSSAKSPTREKPPDHFLGSSDDGCEPQGLGCSLPRTDSPRDLVNSRKQVTHQCAGIASYCSSPGGMVVNLAVPGSTSAVRQCNSRSICQQTGRHTQQGSHAGSLPHTHLGGKHGDQHLRSIHPRGTELGSGLPEQDIHGPGRVVLARRTLSAADPKVGNPGGGHVRFQNQQKTSPLLHQNERPKGVPNRRPSGAMGLQPRVCFPTLGDSTQGNQKTKTIQHNYHFNCTRLAKQSLVLRSHHTIHSPSVAIASTSRLTNTRANQTSECSNAQIDCVALETNWYLQRGFSRTAVNILLQARKPSTSKVYYKTWRTFITWCTHRDIPWDSVNSTQVIEFLADGFQKGLALRTLKTQISALTALTHRRWANYPTVQHFIKGVTRARPPLREPLATWSLPLVLTGLQRPPFEPLSTCELKWLSLKVAFLIAITSAKRVSELAALSCREPWLTLHQDKAVLRTTPGFLPKVVSERHMNQDIILPSFCPNPSNDKEAKLHTLDVVRALRIYLRRSETFRHSDSLLVSYATAHKGRPVSKRTIARWLVDTINKVYDDSGSGRPFSVKAHSTRAQSTSWALQNLATAEQICQAATWVSPNTFIKFYKLNVHASTSATFGRKVLQAAVAQ; from the coding sequence ATGGGAAACACATGTGACAGACGATTGGGTGCTATCCATAATCAGACAAGGATACAAGATCCCTTTTTCCCCTTGCCTTCCTCTAGGGAGGTTCACTCCATCGACCACTGCTCCTCACAAGCTCCACTTACTCCAACGGGCTGTGGACACGCTACTTCTCACAGGGGTAATCGAGCAGGTTCCCACGTCACAAAGGTACAAGGGGTTCTACTCAAATCTATTTCTAGTTCGCAAAAAGGAAGGTTCCTTCCGACCTGTGCTGAATCTAAAGCCCCTAAACCCTATGATACTGATACAAAGATTCAGGATGGAATCAATACGGTCGGTGATTGCAAACATGGAACCGGACATCTTCATGACGTCCATAGATCTACAAGACGCCTACTTGCACATAcccatttctcctttttcaagAAAGTATCTCAGATTCGCCATAGGAGAAGCTCATTATCAATTTACGGCGctgccatttggtctttgtaCAGCTCCACGCGTCTTCACGAAGGTCCTCGTACCCATTGTGGCCTACCTCCGGTCTCTGGGAGTCAACATTATCCCATATCTCGACGATTTCTTGATAAAGGCACCCACAGCTCAACAAGCACACAAAGACACCAGCTTGTGTCTGCAGGTGCTCACACAACATGGTTGGCTGATCAACCACAAAAAGAGTTCGCTCACCCCAAGTCAGACGATTGTTTTTCTCGGCCTGCAATTCAACTCCGCTGTCCAAAAGGTGTACTTGACACGCGACAAGGCCCTCAAGTTACAACAGACCACTCTATCAGTTCTCCAACAGGAGGAGACCTCGGCAGAGGACTGCTTGCGTCTCCTGGGACTGATGGTGGCGGCGCTGGAAGCCATTCCCTTTGCCAGGTTTCATCTCAGACCCCTGCAGCACAACTTTCTCAGACACTGGAACAGAAATCATCAATTTCTGGAACAGATTATCCCTCTCTGCCAAGCGACGAGGAAGGAGCTCCTTTGGTGGACAGTTCTGCCAAATCTCCTACAAGGGAGAAGCCTCCAGACCACTTCCTGGGAAGTAGTGACGACGGATGCGAGCCTCAGGGGCTGGGGTGCAGTTTACCACGGACTGACTCTCCAAGGGATTTGGTCAACTCAAGAAAGCAAGTTACCCATCAATGTGCTGGAATTGCGAGCTATTGCTCTAGCCCTGGAGGGATGGTCGTCAATCTTGCAGTCCCGGGCAGTACGAGTGCAGTCAGACAATGCAACAGCCGTAGCATATGTCAACAGACAGGGCGGCACACGCAGCAGGGCAGCCATGCAGGAAGTCTCCCGCATACTCACCTGGGCGGAAAGCACGGTGACCAACATCTCCGCAGTATTCATCCCAGGGGTACAGAACTGGGAAGCGGATTACCTGAGCAGGATATCCATGGACCAGGGAGAGTGGTCCTTGCACGACGGACTCTTTCAGCAGCTGACCCGAAGGTGGGGAACCCCGGAGGTGGACATGTTCGCTTCCAGAATCAACAAAAAACTTCCCCTTTACTGCACCAGAACGAAAGACCCAAAGGCGTTCCTAATAGACGCCCTAGTGGTGCCATGGGACTTCAACCTCGTGTATGCTTTCCCACCCTTGGCGATTCTACCCAGGGTAATCAGAAAACTAAAACAATCCAACACAACTACCATTTTAATTGCACCAGACTGGCCAAACAGAGTTTGGTACTCAGATCTCATCACACTATCCATAGCCCCTCCGTGGCGATTGCCTCTACGTCCAGACTTACTAACACAAGGGCCAATCAAACATCCGAATGTAGCAATGCTCAGATTGACTGCGTGGCTCTTGAAACCAACTGGTATTTACAGCGCGGTTTCTCACGGACGGCAGTGAACATTTTATTGCAAGCTAGAAAGCCGTCCACCTCAAAGGTGTACTATAAGACCTGGAGGACTTTTATTACCTGGTGCACTCACAGGGATATTCCTTGGGATTCTGTTAATTCCACTCAAGTTATCGAATTTTTAGCAGACGGGTTCCAAAAGGGACTCGCTCTCCGTACACTGAAGACTCAGATTTCCGCGCTGACTGCTCTGACTCATCGGAGATGGGCAAATTATCCTACTGTACAACATTTCATAAAAGGAGTAACTAGAGCCCGACCTCCCCTTCGGGAACCCTTGGCTACTTGGAGTCTACCCTTGGTTCTCACGGGACTACAACGACCACCCTTTGAACCGTTATCGACGTGCGAGCTGAAGTGGTTATCACTAAAAGTTGCCTTCTTAATTGCGATTACATCTGCAAAACGGGTTTCTGAGTTAGCAGCCCTTTCCTGCAGGGAGCCATGGCTCACGTTACACCAAGATAAAGCGGTCCTCAGGACCACCCCTGGTTTTCTTCCAAAGGTAGTTTCCGAACGACACATGAACCAAGATATCATTTTACCTTCTTTTTGCCCGAACCCATCGAATGATAAGGAAGCAAAACTGCATACGTTGGATGTCGTTAGGGCACTTCGTATTTATCTCAGGAGGTCAGAGACCTTTAGGCATTCCGATTCCTTGCTTGTTTCGTATGCTACCGCACACAAGGGACGCCCTGTGTCTAAGAGGACTATAGCACGTTGGCTCGTTGATACTATTAACAAAGTTTATGATGACAGCGGTAGTGGAAGACCGTTTTCAGTCAAAGCCCACTCCACAAGGGCACAAAGCACTTCGTGGGCGTTACAGAATCTGGCTACAGCGGAacagatctgccaggcagctacTTGGGTTTCTCCGAATACGTTCATCAAGTTTTATAAGTTAAATGTTCATGCTTCTACATCGGCCACGTTTGGCCGCAAAGTTTTGCAGGCTGCAGTTGCACAATAG